Below is a genomic region from Mesotoga sp. Brook.08.105.5.1.
GAAGTAGAGTGTGGTATGAGCATATCTCTGAAAGACGTGCTTCTGTATGTCGATGTCTCGAGTCAGGGAACGAAATTTGGCAGTGATGCCGATGCCGGACTTTAGAACGCATGTTTACTGGGGAATAGCGACTTATCCTGTCTTCATCTTTCTCTCACTGACTTCAATCGAGCTCTTGCATGTCTCTCCTCTTCAAGACAGCAGGCTGATAGGCTATGGATATCTCTTGTTTTTGTTGGGAAGCGATGTACCTGATATTGATTCAAAAAGCGCTTTAATAAAGAGAATCTTCGAAGTGCTTATCGCTGGTCTCTTTGCCTGCGTCTTTTACTCTTCGGTGATTTCGCCAGAGATTCAGCCTTTTATTCTATCCTGGCTCAATTCTATGTCTCTTGCTGTTGCAATTTCCTTTTCTCTCTCTATTGGACTGGGCGTGATCGTCTCAAAAGCGATAAATCTTCTCAGTCACAGAGGCTTCTTTCATTCACTATGGGGAGGATTCCTCTATGGCCTGATCATCGTGACAACGGTGCTTCTAAGATCGGAACTGCTTGGGGGCGAGATGAACTACACAGAAGTGTTGTTTCTCGGTGTTGCCGGTTCTGTCGGCTACTTTCTTCATCTGATTCTCGATGGAGCCCACGGCTTTGCAAGAGGCCGGAGAGTACCTGCCGCTCAAAATGAAAAGGATAGTATATGAACTTAATGCTGCGTCCGAAAAGGGACTTCTTCCAAAAAGCCAGTCAATGAAACAGACTCACAAGAGATATCACTCCAAAGTTCCTAACGGTTGTACTATTCACTTGTTTTTCGGGTCTTGTCCATAGTACGCGTCTTTCCCATGCTTTCGGAAATAGTGTTTGTCCATTATGTATCTTGGAAGAATGCTTGTTTCCGCGTTTATTAGAAGTGAAAGACATGCCGTCTTGGCTATCTCTTCAAGAATTATGCCGTTCTTGACTGCGTCCAGTACATCCTTTCCCCATGTGAAGGGCCCATGACCGGCGACGAGGACGCCTGGGGTTCCGAGGTAATCTCTCTCGGAAAAAGCTTCTTCGATTACCCTGCCTGTGTTCAACTCGTAATCAGTCTCTGTCTCTTCGGCGTTCAGATATCTAGTACAAGGTACTTCATTGTAGAAGTGATCGGCGTGAGTCGTCCCAAAGCAGGGAATGCTTTTTCCCGCCTGTGCCCACGAAGTTGCCCAGGTTGAGTGGGTATGGACCACGCCGCCGATTTGCCCGAAGCATCTGTAAAGAAGGACGTGAGTTGGAGTGTCGGAAGAAGGCCTCAGCTCTCCTTCGACCACTCTTCCTTCAAGATCTACAACAACCATACTGTCGGGGGAAAGATCGGAATAGTCTACCCCGCTCGGCTTAATAACTACGAGACGCTCCTTTCTGGAGATTCCGCTTGCGTTTCCCCACGTGAGTTTTACCAGTCCGGATTCAATGAGCGTAACATTCGCTCTGTAGACTTCCTCTTTTAGTTCACGTAGCATAGGCTTCCCCCTACCAAGAGATTAGCGTGCACTTTCAGTGATTTGAACCTGCAAATCACAGCTTTTTCAATTTGTAGTATACCTCGTTGTATCTAAGCTCCTTCTTTAACTCTGTGATATCAGTCTTATCGTCAATAACTACTATCTCAATTCCAAACATGTCACTAAGGTCTTCAAGCTGTTCTGCAGTAACGGTGTAGCTCATACTTGAATGGTGCGCCCCGCCGGCAAGTATCCACGCGGTCGCTGCTGTTGCCAGATCTGGCTTTGGGACCCATAACGCCCTTGCAACAGGGAGCTTCGGCATGTCCTCGTCCTGCTTCACTACCTCTAGTTCATTGACTATCATCCTGAACCTGTCTCCGAACTCGACTATGCAGGCCTGGACTGCAGGGCCTTCCTTTGCATTGAATACCAGTCTCGCTGGAGGTTCTTTCCCTCCAATTGAAAGTGGATGCACTTCAAGGGAAGGTGTGCCGTCCGCTATGGATTCACAAACTTCTAACATGTGAGATCCCAGTTCCTTTATGTTCCCCGGTTCGAAATGATAAATGTAGTCTTCGATGAAGGAGGTTCCAATATCGATGCCTTCGGCCATCACTTTCATAATTCTTACAAGGGCCGCGGACTTCCAGTCACCTTCACCCCCGAATCCGTAACCATCTCTCATAAGTCTCTGTACAGCAATTCCCGGAAGCTGTCTCATCCCGTGGAGGTCCTGAAAAGTGGTTGTGAATGCTTTGAATCCGCCCTTTTCCAGAAACCTCCGGAGTGCGATTTCGATTCTAGCGGCTTCCCTTATAGATGCCTGAAAGACTTCTTCAGAGACTGTTGACTTCTTGATGGGATATTCCTCCAGATACCTATTCACGAGTTCCTCAGCTTCGCTTCTCTTGACTTGTTTGAAGTAGCCCTCTATATAGTCGCCAACAGCGAAACCATGAACTTCATAACCAAAGTCAATCTGAGCGTCGACCTTGTTTCCCTCAGTAACTGCAACATCTCTCATGTTATCGCCGAGTCTTGCAACCTTGAGTGTATGAGCTTCATTCCAGCCGAGCGCCGCCCTAATCCAGTCTTCCAGCTTCGATATGACCTTAGAGTCACTCCAGTGTCCTGCGATGACTTTGCGCTTGAGTTCAAGCCTTGCAGAGATGAAGCCGAATTCTCTTCCTCCATGTGCAGACTGGTTTGTGTTCATGTAGTCCATATCGATGGTATTCCAGGGTATCTTCTGCTCGAACTG
It encodes:
- a CDS encoding L-ribulose-5-phosphate 4-epimerase — protein: MLRELKEEVYRANVTLIESGLVKLTWGNASGISRKERLVVIKPSGVDYSDLSPDSMVVVDLEGRVVEGELRPSSDTPTHVLLYRCFGQIGGVVHTHSTWATSWAQAGKSIPCFGTTHADHFYNEVPCTRYLNAEETETDYELNTGRVIEEAFSERDYLGTPGVLVAGHGPFTWGKDVLDAVKNGIILEEIAKTACLSLLINAETSILPRYIMDKHYFRKHGKDAYYGQDPKNK
- the araA gene encoding L-arabinose isomerase, with the translated sequence MVVFRKGGLITITRDLEVWFITGSQELYGKEVLKKVEENSKKLVDALNDAISTPVKIAWKPVLKDADQIKKVIDEANSSKTCIGLIAWMHTFSPAKMWIAGLKSLEKPFLHFHTQFEQKIPWNTIDMDYMNTNQSAHGGREFGFISARLELKRKVIAGHWSDSKVISKLEDWIRAALGWNEAHTLKVARLGDNMRDVAVTEGNKVDAQIDFGYEVHGFAVGDYIEGYFKQVKRSEAEELVNRYLEEYPIKKSTVSEEVFQASIREAARIEIALRRFLEKGGFKAFTTTFQDLHGMRQLPGIAVQRLMRDGYGFGGEGDWKSAALVRIMKVMAEGIDIGTSFIEDYIYHFEPGNIKELGSHMLEVCESIADGTPSLEVHPLSIGGKEPPARLVFNAKEGPAVQACIVEFGDRFRMIVNELEVVKQDEDMPKLPVARALWVPKPDLATAATAWILAGGAHHSSMSYTVTAEQLEDLSDMFGIEIVVIDDKTDITELKKELRYNEVYYKLKKL
- a CDS encoding metal-dependent hydrolase, yielding MPDFRTHVYWGIATYPVFIFLSLTSIELLHVSPLQDSRLIGYGYLLFLLGSDVPDIDSKSALIKRIFEVLIAGLFACVFYSSVISPEIQPFILSWLNSMSLAVAISFSLSIGLGVIVSKAINLLSHRGFFHSLWGGFLYGLIIVTTVLLRSELLGGEMNYTEVLFLGVAGSVGYFLHLILDGAHGFARGRRVPAAQNEKDSI